The sequence ATTGCGTTGATCCAAGCCCACCGAAATTGGCGCAAGGTCCAGCCCAATCGCGTCGATCACCATGCGCACAGGTTGGCTCGGAGCGCTGCTAGCATCGGCGGTTGGCTGCGGCGCAGCGGTTGGCGGAGCATTTTGATCGCTCAAGGTTGGCGTATCTAGCTCAACTGGCTTGCTGGTAACTTCGGGCGCAACGGTTTGAGTGGGCAAACGAGTTGGCGTAGCAGCTGGCGTTGCTGCAATTGTATTTGTTGGCACAACACTTGCCACCACCGCTTGGGTAGTTGGCTCAAGGCTAGCAACCGCCGTTGCACTGGGATTGTTGGTCGTACCACCACAGGCGACTAAGCTCCATCCGACGAAAATTAACAACATCCAACGCATGCCAGAAAACTCCTTGCTCAACAATCCATCCAATTGGCGTAGATTGCGTAAACTCTATTGTAATGTTTATTATGTAATATGATGCTTTAGCGAACGGCCAAATCCAGTTGGAAACCCTTTCATAATCGAGGTTATCGATGCCGCACAACTTCTATGCAACCTTACCCATTATCACCGATTTTGTCCAAATTACCGATGCCAATTGCTACCATCGCGTCCCTGACGATTGGGTTATTGTGGTGAGTGATATTGAGCAATCGACCAAGGCGATTGGCGAGGGGCGCTACAAAGATGTGAATTTTATTGGCGCTAGCACGATTGTGGCCTTGCTCAATTTGCAACCCAACCTCGATATCCCGTTTGTGTTCGGCGGCGATGGGGCAACCGTGTTATTGCCACCTTGGTTAGTTGAGCAAGCCAAACCAGCGCTGCAAGCAGTCCAACATCTGAGCGAATCGATTTACAATTTACATTTGCGGGTG comes from Chloroflexota bacterium and encodes:
- a CDS encoding sortase, whose amino-acid sequence is MRWMLLIFVGWSLVACGGTTNNPSATAVASLEPTTQAVVASVVPTNTIAATPAATPTRLPTQTVAPEVTSKPVELDTPTLSDQNAPPTAAPQPTADASSAPSQPVRMVIDAIGLDLAPISVGLDQRNVPIVPKHDAGWYNLSAQPGQGENVVFWGHVLRWKDAPNVPAPFARVKDVAIGETITVYSADGSEYRYRVIEQVWVTPDQVQYILPVGSERLTLVSCIGDQVIVEGNLEMSHRLITIAEPIR